Within the Butyrivibrio sp. AE3004 genome, the region AATGAAGGTTTTGAGGTTCCTCAGGAATTAAAAGATCAATATGCTTTTCTTCAAAAATGATTATTATGAAAGGATCTGATTTTATATGCAATTGCACTGTGATGACTGTACTTACTATGAGTACGATGAAGATGATGAAGCCTACTACTGTGGCGTTGATATGGATGAAGACGACTACGCAAGACTTATGGGTTCTTCAAAATCCGAATGTCCATACTACCGAAACAACAATGAATACGAAGTTGTTAAACATCAGATGTAAAAGACGGTCCGGAAATCCGGACCGTCTTTTTTTATTTATTACTTTTTTAAATATCTGAAGTACAGCAAGGGCACTTTGTAGCTTCGATGTTGATCTCACTCTTACAGCGAGGGCAAATCTTTGTTGTAGGTGCCTCTTCTTCCTGTTCCTTTTTAATCTTATCGCTCATCTTATTAAGTGTTTTAACAATGCAAAAAATCACAAGTGCCATTAACAGAAAATTAATTACTGCAGTAATGAAAACACCGTAATTAAGTGTTGCTGCACCGGCC harbors:
- a CDS encoding DUF6472 family protein translates to MQLHCDDCTYYEYDEDDEAYYCGVDMDEDDYARLMGSSKSECPYYRNNNEYEVVKHQM